The Brassica napus cultivar Da-Ae chromosome C7, Da-Ae, whole genome shotgun sequence genome has a segment encoding these proteins:
- the LOC106396178 gene encoding VQ motif-containing protein 4, with protein sequence MERYRDASTNLIPSPRCHNNNNSCSMSSSTESNNNNNNKPPTTPTRQVTTRSESGNPYPTTFVQADTCSFKQVVQMLTGSSDRPKQHNTSSLKPNPTHQTDPRSSPSQFPIPPIKAVNKKQSSSSSSGFRLYERRNSMKNLKINPLNPVFNPVNSAFSPRKPEILSPSILDFPSLVLSPVTPLIPDPFNRSGSSSQSPDDAEEKAMKERGFYLHPSPATTPMDSEPRLLPLFPLTSPRVSGSSTDSSS encoded by the coding sequence ATGGAGAGATACAGAGATGCTTCAACGAATCTGATTCCATCTCCTCGAtgccacaacaacaacaacagctgCAGTATGAGCAGTAGCACTgagagcaacaacaacaacaacaacaaaccaCCAACAACTCCGACCCGACAGGTAACCACTAGATCCGAATCCGGAAACCCATACCCAACCACTTTCGTCCAAGCCGACACTTGTTCCTTCAAACAAGTCGTCCAGATGCTAACCGGATCCTCCGACAGACCCAAACAACACAACACCTCCTCTCTCAAACCCAACCCGACCCATCAAACCGACCCGAGATCCTCTCCTTCCCAATTCCCAATCCCTCCAATCAAAGCCGTAAACAAGAaacagtcttcttcttcttcctcagggTTCCGTCTCTACGAGCGCCGTAACTCGATGAAGAATCTCAAAATCAACCCGTTAAACCCGGTTTTCAACCCGGTTAACTCAGCTTTCTCTCCCCGGAAACCCGAGATCCTCTCTCCAAGCATCCTCGATTTCCCGTCTCTCGTTTTGAGCCCGGTCACTCCTCTTATACCCGACCCGTTTAATCGATCCGGGTCATCGAGTCAGAGCCCCGACGATGCCGAGGAGAAGGCTATGAAAGAGAGAGGCTTTTATCTGCATCCGTCTCCGGCGACAACTCCGATGGATTCAGAGcctcgtcttcttcctctgtttccgCTGACTTCTCCTCGGGTCTCAGGTTCTTCCACAGATTCTAGTTCTTGA